From one Rhizobium lentis genomic stretch:
- a CDS encoding LysR substrate-binding domain-containing protein: MRRTIFDLDVLRTFSTGIELGNFAKAAERLGRSTSAVSAQLKKLEEQAGTPIFRKAGRGLALTDAGETMLGYARRLLELNDEAAAAVHSVELEGWVRLGLQEDFGETLLPEVLGRFARAHPKVRIEARVVRNAELLDRVTSGKLDLALAWSDGTLTAHCEAIGEVPMCWIGPAEGQPVWHAASGEPMPLASLEAPCLLRNAATRALDEAGISWRLAFVSPSLGGLWAATAAGLGFTIRTPVGLPAKVRTLQPEAVGLPGLPKLGLVLHRAEAELQPAAARLAELVQQSVRGALPASDGLISH, encoded by the coding sequence ATGCGACGGACGATTTTTGATCTCGATGTGCTTCGCACCTTTTCGACAGGTATCGAACTCGGCAATTTCGCCAAGGCGGCGGAAAGGCTCGGGCGGTCGACGTCGGCCGTTAGCGCACAGTTGAAGAAGCTGGAGGAGCAGGCGGGCACGCCGATCTTCCGCAAGGCGGGCCGCGGACTGGCGCTGACCGATGCCGGCGAAACGATGCTCGGTTACGCCAGACGGCTGCTGGAGCTCAACGATGAGGCGGCGGCGGCCGTGCACAGCGTCGAGCTGGAAGGCTGGGTGCGGCTCGGCCTGCAGGAGGATTTCGGCGAGACCCTGTTGCCCGAGGTGCTCGGCCGTTTCGCTCGCGCCCATCCAAAGGTACGCATCGAGGCTCGAGTGGTGCGCAATGCCGAACTGCTCGATCGGGTCACCTCAGGCAAGCTCGACCTGGCGCTGGCCTGGAGCGACGGGACGTTGACGGCACATTGTGAGGCGATCGGCGAGGTGCCGATGTGTTGGATCGGGCCTGCAGAAGGGCAGCCAGTCTGGCATGCTGCGAGTGGCGAGCCAATGCCGCTTGCCTCGCTGGAGGCGCCGTGCCTGTTGCGCAATGCGGCGACCCGGGCGCTTGACGAGGCTGGCATTTCCTGGCGGCTCGCCTTTGTCAGCCCCAGTCTCGGCGGCCTCTGGGCCGCGACGGCGGCGGGCCTCGGTTTTACCATCCGTACCCCGGTCGGCTTACCGGCAAAGGTCCGGACGCTTCAGCCGGAGGCCGTCGGCCTGCCTGGTTTGCCGAAGCTCGGGCTCGTCCTGCATCGGGCCGAGGCCGAACTGCAACCGGCCGCGGCCCGGCTTGCCGAGCTCGTGCAACAGTCGGTGCGGGGCGCCCTGCCAGCGAGTGATGGCCTGATATCTCATTGA
- a CDS encoding GlxA family transcriptional regulator has protein sequence MQHVAFLLYPGFQIMSLAAVSVFEFTNLELGRKAYDITYISEAGGTLRTSLGMSVETEPFGDPVFDTLVVVGAPDLILPKPGESAFIRAALGASRRVASICTGAFFLAEAGILDGRRATTHWCLAREMKARYPKIRVEEDRIFIIDGSVWTSAGMTAGIDLALAMVEKDHGIEVARAIARMLVVYHRRAGGQSQFSALLELEPKSDRIQKALDFARSNLKSQLSVEELAEAAHLSPRQFSRAFRAETGQSPAKAVENLRLEAARLMMEQSRHPIDVVADETGFADRERMRRAFLRAFGQPPQAIRRNAQLERQM, from the coding sequence ATGCAGCATGTCGCTTTCCTGCTCTATCCCGGCTTTCAGATCATGAGCCTGGCCGCTGTCTCGGTCTTCGAGTTCACCAATCTCGAACTCGGCCGGAAGGCTTATGACATCACCTACATCTCCGAAGCGGGCGGAACATTGCGCACCTCGCTCGGTATGTCGGTCGAGACCGAGCCTTTCGGCGATCCGGTCTTCGACACGCTGGTCGTCGTCGGCGCACCTGACCTCATCTTGCCGAAACCTGGCGAAAGCGCCTTCATTCGCGCCGCACTAGGTGCCTCCCGCCGCGTCGCTTCGATCTGCACCGGCGCCTTCTTCCTCGCCGAAGCCGGTATTCTCGACGGTCGCCGCGCGACGACGCATTGGTGCCTCGCCCGCGAGATGAAGGCGCGTTATCCGAAGATCAGGGTGGAAGAGGATCGCATCTTCATCATCGACGGTTCGGTCTGGACATCCGCCGGCATGACCGCCGGGATCGACCTTGCACTGGCGATGGTTGAGAAGGACCACGGCATCGAAGTCGCCCGCGCCATTGCGCGAATGCTCGTCGTCTATCACCGCCGCGCCGGCGGTCAGTCGCAATTTTCCGCGCTGCTGGAACTCGAGCCGAAATCGGACCGCATTCAGAAGGCGCTGGACTTTGCCCGCAGCAATCTGAAATCTCAGCTTTCGGTGGAAGAACTGGCGGAAGCCGCTCATCTCAGCCCCCGCCAGTTCAGCCGCGCCTTCCGCGCCGAAACGGGCCAGTCGCCGGCCAAGGCCGTCGAGAACTTGAGGCTCGAAGCCGCCAGGCTGATGATGGAGCAAAGCCGCCATCCGATCGACGTGGTTGCCGACGAAACTGGCTTTGCCGATCGCGAACGCATGCGCCGCGCCTTTTTGCGCGCCTTCGGTCAGCCGCCGCAGGCGATCCGCCGCAACGCCCAGTTGGAACGGCAGATGTGA
- a CDS encoding alpha/beta fold hydrolase has translation MLAEVSALLAPLAAAIGYSSYKARQFEQTFPNIGELTDVGGYRMNAVHVPRPENADLPALIFIHGASGNLLDRVVAFRAPLEGRAEMLFVDRPGHGYSERGGPDNAIPSGQADSIAKLMEKRGVEKAIIVGHSFGGAIAAAFGVRHPEKTAGLLFLAPATHPWPGGIDWYYHVAATPVVGWLFNHAIVVPLGLSRLERGTLNVFRPNPRPSDYIQKTGPTLVLRPRTFHHNAKDFKRLLAYLKEQSPLYSKITAPTVIITGDKDEIVWEHLHSRGLARDIAGSELVTVRGVGHKPDYLATDVAIAAMEKIAGKSRDLLAAARRAEERLAASRDQAAAAPSLIPGALRA, from the coding sequence ATGCTTGCAGAAGTTTCCGCCCTTCTCGCCCCGCTCGCCGCCGCCATCGGTTATTCCTCTTACAAGGCGCGGCAATTCGAACAGACCTTTCCGAATATTGGCGAGCTGACGGATGTCGGCGGCTACCGCATGAATGCGGTCCACGTCCCACGTCCCGAGAATGCCGATCTGCCGGCGCTCATCTTCATCCACGGCGCCAGCGGCAATCTGCTCGATCGGGTCGTCGCCTTTCGCGCCCCGCTCGAAGGCCGGGCGGAGATGCTCTTCGTCGATCGTCCCGGCCACGGTTATTCCGAGCGCGGCGGCCCCGATAACGCCATCCCCTCCGGCCAGGCCGATTCGATCGCCAAACTGATGGAAAAGCGCGGCGTCGAAAAAGCGATCATCGTCGGCCACTCCTTCGGCGGCGCGATTGCAGCCGCCTTCGGCGTGCGCCACCCGGAAAAGACCGCCGGTCTGCTCTTTCTCGCGCCCGCCACCCATCCCTGGCCGGGTGGCATCGACTGGTATTACCATGTCGCTGCGACCCCGGTCGTCGGCTGGCTCTTCAACCACGCGATCGTCGTACCGCTGGGGCTCAGCCGGCTGGAGCGCGGCACGCTGAACGTCTTCCGCCCTAATCCGCGCCCGTCCGATTACATCCAGAAAACCGGCCCGACACTGGTGCTGAGGCCACGCACCTTCCACCACAATGCCAAGGATTTCAAAAGACTGCTTGCCTATCTGAAGGAGCAGTCGCCGCTCTATTCGAAGATCACCGCGCCGACCGTCATCATCACGGGGGACAAGGACGAAATTGTCTGGGAACACCTGCATTCGCGTGGCCTCGCCCGCGATATTGCCGGCTCCGAGCTCGTCACCGTCCGCGGCGTCGGTCACAAGCCCGATTATCTCGCGACCGATGTCGCCATCGCCGCGATGGAAAAGATCGCCGGCAAGTCGCGCGACTTGCTGGCAGCCGCCCGCCGGGCCGAAGAAAGGCTCGCCGCCTCGCGCGATCAGGCGGCCGCCGCGCCGTCGCTGATACCGGGCGCTCTACGCGCCTGA
- the ggt gene encoding gamma-glutamyltransferase: MGRLHIGTISVIAALSLSLTRALAASPAPVEAEHGMVVTAQHLATDVGVEVLKSGGNAVDAAVAVGYALAVVYPSAGNLGGGGFMTIRLKDGTKTFFDFRERAPLAATKTMYLDAKGDMVPRASLDGYLAVGVPGSVMGLETAREKYGTRPREDLIAPALRFAREGFTLEQGDAAILAASAKRLAKDETAAKIFLKPDGKPYVSGEKLQQPDLAVVLAAISEKGPNAFYRAAPAEAIVKASQAQGGILAKEDFEQYSVRELQPIECNYRGYDIISSPPPSSGGVIICEILNVLEKYPLSYLGYASAETVHVMVEAMRYAYVDRNAALGDPDFVENPVGKLLDKSYAKEIAAKIDPYKAGTSANLKPLGGKESTETTHYSIIDNEGNAVAVTYTLNGSFGAAVVAPGTGVLLNNEMDDFTSKPGVPNLYGLVQGEANAIAPKKTPLSSMSPTIVTRDGEPFMVIGSPGGSRIITITLEAILNVVDFGMDISQAVNAPRFHHQWQPDKVFLEPYALSPDTKKALAAMGYSFDGGNDAPLWGQAAGILVGGKSLAAIEKGGGARYNGAMDARAVEGSAGGY; the protein is encoded by the coding sequence ATGGGCCGCCTGCATATCGGGACGATCTCCGTCATCGCGGCGCTGTCGCTCAGTCTGACCAGGGCTTTGGCCGCTTCGCCGGCGCCAGTCGAAGCAGAACATGGCATGGTCGTCACCGCCCAGCATCTAGCGACCGATGTCGGCGTCGAGGTGCTGAAGAGCGGCGGCAATGCCGTCGATGCGGCGGTCGCAGTCGGTTATGCGCTGGCAGTCGTCTATCCCTCGGCCGGCAATCTCGGCGGCGGCGGCTTCATGACCATCCGCCTGAAAGACGGTACCAAGACCTTCTTCGATTTCCGCGAGCGCGCGCCGCTCGCCGCGACGAAGACCATGTATCTCGATGCCAAGGGCGATATGGTGCCGCGAGCCAGCCTCGACGGTTATCTTGCCGTCGGTGTCCCCGGCTCCGTGATGGGCCTGGAGACCGCTCGCGAGAAATACGGCACCCGGCCGCGCGAGGATCTGATCGCGCCGGCGCTCCGCTTTGCCAGGGAGGGCTTCACGCTGGAACAGGGGGACGCGGCAATTCTCGCGGCGAGCGCCAAGCGCCTCGCCAAGGATGAGACAGCGGCCAAGATCTTCCTGAAACCGGATGGCAAGCCCTACGTATCGGGCGAAAAACTGCAGCAGCCCGATCTCGCCGTCGTCCTGGCAGCCATTTCCGAAAAAGGCCCGAACGCCTTCTATAGGGCCGCCCCCGCCGAGGCGATCGTGAAGGCGAGCCAGGCCCAGGGCGGTATCCTCGCAAAGGAGGACTTCGAGCAGTATTCCGTGCGCGAACTGCAACCGATCGAGTGCAACTACCGCGGCTACGACATCATCTCCTCGCCGCCGCCCTCCTCCGGCGGCGTCATCATCTGCGAAATCCTCAATGTTCTCGAGAAATACCCGCTTTCCTATCTCGGCTACGCCTCGGCCGAAACGGTCCACGTCATGGTCGAAGCGATGCGTTACGCCTATGTCGACCGCAATGCGGCGCTCGGCGATCCCGACTTCGTCGAGAACCCCGTGGGAAAACTGCTGGACAAGAGCTATGCCAAGGAGATCGCAGCCAAGATCGATCCCTACAAGGCCGGCACTTCGGCGAATCTGAAGCCGCTCGGCGGCAAGGAAAGCACCGAGACGACCCATTATTCGATCATCGATAATGAGGGCAACGCGGTTGCCGTCACCTATACGCTGAACGGCTCCTTCGGCGCAGCGGTCGTGGCACCCGGCACCGGCGTCCTTCTCAATAACGAGATGGACGACTTCACGTCCAAGCCGGGCGTGCCGAACCTCTATGGCCTCGTGCAGGGCGAGGCGAACGCCATCGCGCCGAAGAAGACGCCGCTCTCCTCGATGAGCCCGACGATCGTCACCCGCGACGGCGAACCCTTCATGGTGATCGGCAGCCCCGGCGGCTCACGCATCATCACCATCACACTGGAGGCGATTTTGAATGTCGTCGATTTCGGCATGGATATCAGCCAGGCGGTCAATGCCCCGCGTTTCCATCACCAATGGCAGCCCGACAAGGTCTTTCTTGAGCCCTATGCGCTTTCGCCGGATACGAAAAAGGCCCTTGCGGCGATGGGCTATAGCTTCGACGGCGGCAATGATGCGCCGCTTTGGGGCCAGGCCGCCGGCATTCTGGTTGGCGGCAAAAGCCTTGCCGCCATCGAGAAGGGCGGCGGCGCCCGCTACAACGGCGCTATGGACGCCCGCGCAGTGGAAGGCTCGGCGGGCGGCTATTGA
- a CDS encoding sulfite exporter TauE/SafE family protein — MPQDLSFYYAAVPAVLLVGLAKGGMGDALSLIGLPFLALVVSPVEAAAILLPILVFMDMISLVIWRGHGDWATLKIMLPGAILGIALGWATSALVPGDMLRVVIGAVTILFCLRYFWNNFGPGAGKITPPRGQRPVAASFWGTFSGYGSFVAHAGGAPFQIYALPLKLEPRDYTGTSVRFFAILNAIKLIPYFALGQLDTQNLVTSATLLPFAPLATLAGAWCVRRMKPQIFYPFMYAMALIAAILIMREGLGW, encoded by the coding sequence ATGCCGCAGGACTTGTCATTCTATTATGCCGCCGTGCCCGCCGTGCTGCTGGTCGGCCTTGCAAAGGGCGGCATGGGCGACGCTTTGTCGCTGATCGGCCTGCCCTTTCTCGCGCTGGTCGTTTCGCCGGTCGAGGCGGCGGCAATCCTGCTGCCGATCCTGGTCTTCATGGATATGATCTCGCTCGTCATCTGGCGCGGACATGGCGACTGGGCAACGCTGAAGATCATGCTGCCGGGCGCAATCCTGGGCATCGCGCTCGGCTGGGCGACCTCGGCGCTCGTTCCGGGCGACATGCTGCGCGTGGTCATCGGCGCCGTCACCATCCTCTTCTGCCTGCGCTATTTCTGGAACAATTTCGGCCCCGGCGCCGGAAAAATAACGCCGCCGCGCGGCCAGCGACCGGTGGCCGCCAGTTTCTGGGGCACATTTTCCGGATATGGCAGCTTCGTGGCCCATGCCGGCGGCGCGCCGTTTCAGATCTATGCCCTGCCGCTCAAACTGGAGCCGCGCGACTATACCGGCACCAGCGTGCGCTTCTTCGCGATTCTCAACGCCATCAAGCTCATTCCCTATTTTGCGCTCGGTCAGCTCGACACGCAAAACCTTGTGACCTCCGCCACACTCCTGCCCTTCGCGCCACTCGCCACCCTTGCCGGCGCCTGGTGCGTGCGCCGCATGAAGCCGCAGATTTTCTATCCTTTCATGTATGCGATGGCGCTGATCGCGGCAATTCTGATCATGCGCGAGGGCCTTGGATGGTAA
- a CDS encoding ArsR/SmtB family transcription factor → MSNTDPFSAIADPNRRFLLEELRRAPRTVNELAEGLPISRPAVSQHLKALLDSNLVSVTSEGTKRIYAVNNRGFDTLNLWLDQFWA, encoded by the coding sequence ATGTCGAACACGGACCCTTTCTCTGCGATTGCCGATCCGAACCGGCGCTTTCTGCTGGAGGAATTGCGCCGCGCGCCGCGGACGGTCAACGAGCTTGCCGAGGGACTGCCGATCAGCCGTCCCGCCGTCTCGCAACACCTGAAAGCGCTGCTCGACAGCAACCTCGTCTCCGTAACCTCGGAAGGGACGAAACGCATCTATGCGGTCAATAACCGCGGGTTCGACACGCTCAATCTGTGGCTGGATCAGTTCTGGGCCTGA
- a CDS encoding YdcH family protein has product MTVEAHLESLQKKHVALEEELHALRTAPSISDTEIAECKRRKLRIKDEIQRLKSSVH; this is encoded by the coding sequence ATGACAGTTGAAGCTCATCTTGAATCACTCCAGAAAAAGCATGTCGCTCTCGAGGAGGAGCTGCACGCACTTAGAACAGCTCCCTCTATCTCCGATACAGAAATTGCCGAATGCAAGCGCCGTAAGCTGCGCATCAAGGACGAGATTCAGCGTCTCAAGTCATCCGTCCATTAG
- the ykgO gene encoding type B 50S ribosomal protein L36, with amino-acid sequence MKIKNSLKSLKARHRDNRLVRRKGRIYIINKLNPRYKARQG; translated from the coding sequence ATGAAGATCAAGAATTCGCTCAAGTCGCTCAAGGCTCGTCACCGTGACAACCGTCTGGTTCGTCGCAAGGGCCGCATCTACATCATCAACAAGCTGAACCCGCGCTACAAGGCTCGTCAGGGCTGA
- a CDS encoding tetratricopeptide repeat protein, translating into MSAMRFFALTSAMLPLAFMFFISPLPAAAAEKDVIVEQRHANSSTKQRLDQLFSQLKRERDPDKASSIANEIRMEWNDSGSATVNLLMQWADKAIEEKRNPAALDFLDEAIALKPDYAESWNRRATLNFVMGNYRKSMSDIEHVLDIEPRHFGALSGMAAILSNSGNDQLTLKAWERFLDIYPAERTAQEQVNMLAEKLAGNRT; encoded by the coding sequence ATGTCCGCCATGCGCTTTTTTGCTTTGACGTCGGCGATGCTGCCGCTCGCCTTCATGTTCTTCATCTCCCCGCTTCCGGCCGCCGCGGCGGAAAAGGATGTCATCGTGGAGCAGAGGCATGCCAACAGTTCAACGAAGCAGCGTCTCGACCAGCTCTTCAGCCAGCTGAAGCGCGAGCGCGATCCAGACAAAGCCAGCAGCATCGCCAACGAAATTCGTATGGAATGGAACGATTCCGGCAGCGCGACGGTCAATCTGCTGATGCAATGGGCCGACAAGGCGATCGAGGAAAAGCGCAATCCCGCCGCTCTCGATTTCCTCGACGAGGCAATTGCCCTGAAGCCCGATTATGCCGAGAGCTGGAATCGCCGTGCCACGCTGAATTTCGTCATGGGCAATTACCGCAAGTCGATGTCCGACATCGAGCATGTGCTGGATATCGAGCCGCGCCATTTCGGCGCGCTCTCCGGCATGGCCGCGATCCTCAGCAATTCCGGCAACGATCAATTGACGCTGAAGGCCTGGGAACGGTTCCTCGATATCTATCCCGCCGAACGCACCGCGCAGGAACAGGTCAATATGCTTGCGGAAAAACTCGCCGGCAATCGCACCTGA
- the purE gene encoding 5-(carboxyamino)imidazole ribonucleotide mutase, translated as MTDRPPVAIIMGSQSDWETMKNAADTLEALEIPYDARIISAHRTPERMVNFAKGARAEGFKVIIAGAGGAAHLPGMTASLTPLPVFGVPVQSKIMSGQDSLLSIVQMPAGIPVGTLAIGKAGAVNAALLAAAVLALSDDEIADRLDEWRERQSTAVAEYPMDDL; from the coding sequence ATGACAGACAGACCGCCCGTCGCCATTATCATGGGCAGCCAATCGGATTGGGAGACCATGAAGAATGCGGCCGACACGCTGGAAGCCCTTGAAATCCCTTACGATGCGCGGATCATCTCGGCGCACCGCACGCCCGAACGGATGGTGAATTTCGCCAAGGGCGCGCGCGCCGAGGGCTTCAAGGTCATCATTGCCGGCGCCGGCGGCGCTGCGCATCTGCCTGGAATGACGGCATCGCTGACGCCGCTGCCGGTCTTCGGTGTACCGGTCCAGTCGAAAATCATGTCCGGCCAGGACAGCCTTCTTTCCATCGTGCAGATGCCGGCCGGCATTCCGGTTGGAACGCTCGCCATAGGCAAGGCGGGTGCGGTCAACGCCGCCCTTCTCGCCGCCGCCGTGCTTGCCCTTTCCGATGACGAGATCGCCGACCGGCTCGACGAATGGCGCGAGCGCCAGAGTACCGCCGTTGCCGAATACCCGATGGACGACCTATGA
- a CDS encoding threonine ammonia-lyase: protein MASIEMIVAARARLRGHIRRTPLLSSPFLNEIAGRRLFVKAECLQHSGSFKFRGGWSAVSGLDPAVRARGVIAFSSGNHAQGVALAAKLHGVPSVIIMPSDAPKLKIDNTRAFDAEVVLYDRANEDRDEIGARLSAERGLTLIKPFDEPLVIAGQGTTGLEISEQAEDEGVKSAEVLVPCGGGGLTSGIALALEASAPSFRVRPCEPENFDDTTRSLASGRIERNASISGSICDAILTPQPGTITFPILERLAGAGIVVTEEEVLRAMALAFARLKIVVEPGGAVALAAALFHGGALESDNVIAVTSGGNVDAHIFAKALERFG, encoded by the coding sequence ATGGCCAGCATTGAAATGATTGTTGCCGCCCGCGCCCGACTACGCGGTCATATCAGACGGACGCCGCTTCTCTCCTCGCCTTTCCTGAACGAGATCGCCGGCCGGCGCCTGTTCGTGAAAGCGGAATGTTTGCAGCATTCGGGTTCGTTCAAATTTCGCGGCGGCTGGTCTGCCGTCTCCGGCCTCGACCCGGCCGTGCGTGCACGCGGCGTCATCGCCTTCTCGTCGGGCAATCATGCGCAGGGTGTCGCCCTTGCCGCCAAGCTGCACGGCGTGCCCTCCGTCATCATCATGCCGAGCGACGCGCCGAAGCTGAAGATTGACAATACCCGCGCCTTCGACGCTGAAGTGGTGCTCTACGATCGCGCCAACGAGGATCGCGACGAGATCGGCGCCAGACTCTCGGCCGAACGCGGCCTGACGCTGATCAAGCCATTCGACGAGCCGCTTGTCATCGCCGGCCAAGGCACGACCGGTCTTGAAATTTCCGAACAGGCCGAAGACGAAGGCGTCAAATCAGCCGAAGTCCTCGTTCCCTGCGGCGGCGGTGGCCTAACCTCCGGCATCGCTCTTGCTCTCGAGGCCAGCGCCCCAAGCTTTCGTGTTCGTCCCTGCGAACCCGAGAATTTCGACGATACCACCCGCTCACTCGCCTCCGGCAGGATCGAGCGCAACGCATCGATATCGGGGTCGATCTGCGACGCGATCCTCACGCCGCAGCCGGGCACCATCACCTTCCCGATCTTGGAGCGCCTCGCCGGCGCCGGCATCGTCGTCACCGAAGAAGAGGTGCTGCGCGCCATGGCGCTCGCCTTCGCCAGGCTGAAGATCGTGGTCGAGCCCGGCGGTGCCGTAGCACTCGCCGCCGCGCTCTTTCACGGCGGCGCGCTGGAAAGTGACAATGTGATTGCCGTCACCTCGGGCGGCAATGTCGATGCTCATATCTTCGCCAAGGCTCTCGAACGCTTCGGCTAA
- a CDS encoding YdcH family protein, giving the protein MADQEQAEIRLMVARLRQEHEDFDAAINAMIETGCDALRIQRMKKKKLVIKDRLSKLEDQIVPDIIA; this is encoded by the coding sequence ATGGCCGATCAGGAACAGGCGGAAATCAGGCTCATGGTGGCGCGTCTGCGCCAGGAGCACGAGGATTTCGACGCCGCGATCAATGCCATGATCGAGACCGGATGCGACGCTCTGCGAATCCAGCGCATGAAGAAGAAGAAGCTCGTCATCAAGGACAGGCTCTCGAAACTGGAAGATCAGATCGTCCCTGACATCATCGCCTGA
- a CDS encoding SDR family NAD(P)-dependent oxidoreductase, whose amino-acid sequence MSQEHKGTALVTGASSGIGAIYAHRLAQQGYDLIIVARNGERLKSLASRLTDETGRTVETLVADLGSKVDLARVEGVLKQDRSITLLVNNAGFGGTAPLLSADVNKMQEMIELNVTALMRLTYAAVPGFVSRGGGTIINIASIVAIAPELLNGVYGGTKAFVLAFSQSLKHELAEKNIRIQAVLPGATATEFWGIAGTPVEHLPNEIVMSAEDMVDASLSGLNQGEFATIPALEDAGLLAAYEQARQALMPNLSRAAPAQRYKAP is encoded by the coding sequence ATGTCACAGGAACATAAGGGTACGGCGCTCGTTACCGGCGCATCCTCGGGCATCGGCGCGATTTATGCGCATCGGCTGGCGCAGCAGGGTTACGATCTGATCATCGTCGCCCGCAATGGGGAGCGGCTGAAGTCGCTGGCAAGCCGGTTGACTGATGAAACCGGCAGGACTGTGGAGACCCTCGTCGCCGATCTGGGCAGCAAGGTGGACTTAGCGCGCGTCGAGGGCGTGCTGAAGCAAGACCGGAGCATCACTCTTCTCGTCAACAATGCCGGCTTTGGGGGAACGGCGCCGCTGCTTTCTGCCGATGTAAACAAAATGCAGGAAATGATCGAACTCAATGTGACAGCGCTGATGCGGCTAACCTATGCCGCCGTTCCCGGTTTCGTCTCGCGCGGCGGCGGCACGATCATTAACATCGCTTCGATCGTCGCAATCGCGCCGGAACTGCTGAACGGCGTCTATGGCGGCACGAAAGCCTTCGTGCTTGCCTTCAGCCAGTCGCTGAAACATGAGCTGGCGGAGAAGAACATCCGTATCCAGGCCGTGCTGCCCGGCGCCACCGCGACCGAATTCTGGGGCATCGCCGGCACGCCCGTCGAGCACCTGCCCAATGAGATCGTGATGTCGGCGGAAGATATGGTCGACGCCTCGCTTTCGGGCCTTAATCAGGGCGAGTTCGCGACGATCCCCGCACTCGAGGATGCCGGCCTGCTGGCTGCCTACGAACAGGCGCGTCAGGCATTGATGCCGAACCTGTCCCGTGCCGCGCCGGCGCAACGATACAAGGCGCCCTGA
- a CDS encoding 5-(carboxyamino)imidazole ribonucleotide synthase: MTAGTIGIIGGGQLGRMLAIAAARLNFRTVILEPQPDCPAAQLANRQIVAAYDDPAALAELAAACEVVTYEFENVPVAAAETLSASIPVYPPPRALEAAQDRLVEKRFLNSCGITTAGFHAVDSQADIEAALEDFGGQGVLKTRRLGYDGKGQKVFRSAADNPDGAYAALGSVPLILESFVAFEREISIIAARAADGTVICFDPAENVHRNGILHTSTVPAAISATTAEAARQSAAKILAALNYVGVIGIEFFALADGRLIANEMAPRVHNSGHWTEAACVVSQFEQHIRAVAGLPLGNGERHSDCVLQNLIGDDILAVPDWLRRPDTLVHLYGKTEWRPGRKMGHVTTLVPKSPISG, translated from the coding sequence ATGACGGCAGGAACGATCGGCATCATCGGCGGCGGCCAGCTCGGCCGCATGCTGGCCATTGCCGCCGCCAGATTGAATTTCCGCACTGTGATCCTCGAGCCGCAGCCGGACTGCCCGGCCGCCCAGCTCGCCAACCGCCAGATCGTTGCCGCCTATGACGATCCGGCCGCCTTGGCCGAACTTGCAGCCGCCTGCGAGGTCGTGACCTACGAATTCGAGAATGTGCCCGTCGCCGCCGCCGAAACCCTTTCGGCAAGCATCCCCGTCTATCCGCCGCCGAGGGCGCTGGAGGCCGCTCAGGACCGGCTCGTTGAGAAACGCTTCCTCAACAGTTGCGGCATAACCACCGCCGGCTTTCATGCAGTCGACAGCCAGGCCGATATCGAAGCCGCCCTTGAGGACTTCGGCGGTCAGGGCGTATTGAAAACCCGCCGTCTCGGCTATGACGGCAAGGGGCAGAAGGTGTTCCGCTCGGCGGCGGACAATCCCGATGGCGCCTATGCCGCGCTTGGCTCCGTGCCCCTCATCCTCGAAAGCTTCGTCGCCTTCGAGCGCGAGATCTCGATCATCGCCGCCCGCGCCGCGGACGGCACGGTCATCTGCTTTGATCCCGCCGAAAATGTCCACCGGAACGGCATCCTCCACACCTCGACCGTTCCGGCCGCAATCTCGGCGACGACAGCGGAGGCCGCGCGTCAATCGGCGGCAAAGATCCTCGCCGCACTAAACTATGTCGGCGTCATCGGCATCGAATTCTTCGCGCTTGCCGACGGGCGCCTGATCGCCAACGAGATGGCCCCGCGCGTCCACAATTCCGGCCACTGGACGGAGGCCGCCTGCGTCGTCAGCCAGTTCGAACAGCATATACGCGCCGTTGCCGGCCTGCCGCTCGGCAATGGCGAGCGGCACTCCGACTGCGTGCTGCAAAACCTGATCGGCGACGATATCCTTGCCGTTCCCGACTGGCTGCGGCGTCCCGATACGCTGGTCCATCTGTATGGCAAGACCGAGTGGCGCCCGGGTCGCAAGATGGGCCATGTCACCACCTTGGTGCCAAAATCCCCGATTTCCGGCTGA